The genomic region CAGCGTCTGGATGAGGCCGCGAATTTCCTAACCTGTCCTGTATCGCGGCCTAGGCCACGTCACGTTGTTCAAGCATCCGCTCAATCTCAGCGCCAGCTAAAGCGTCGCAAGCGTGCGGCGTGGTCTACTACCGATCTCAACTATTAAGGCGTTGGCGTCAGGAAGGCGTGTTTACCGGACGCTTACCTTCAAGGAATTCCGGGCAACACAGAAACAAGAACGCCGATTTGATTGATGATGTTCGTGCGAGCAAACACATCTAACAAACCGGCGTTCTTATGTGCGATATTATACTTTTCTTCCTTTTTGGGAGGGCTTTTCTGTCGTTAACACAAAGCCTGATGGTGATGCCCTCCAGATCGATCTGACTCCCCGCGCCAAACTAGACCGTCTCGTTTTGAAATAGTGGGCTGTGCCCAGTGAGAAAGATTTGCCCCAGGTATTTGGGGCGAAGGGCAACGGCGCCATCGGCTTGTTCTGCCGTCATTTCGAGCTCCTCTACGAAGAAGTCCCAAAGCTCCTCATTCGTCGATACCTCGTTATTGGCGAGCTGATCTTCGATGTTTTCAAGGATTTGTTGGGTCAGGTTATTGAAGATTAGATTCATGTGCTGCTCCTGTTGAGTCGAGGAGCGCCCAGGAGGGAGCCTCTCATGAATGTGCCGATTGGCTTGGCGTATCGCCGGCATCGTTAGGTATTGGAGATATTCCATACCTGCAGTTTGAAGTTGTGTAAATAGCCGAGCTCCGAGAGCCGACTGCACTGTTGGCGTAGTTGCTGACGATCAACAGTTGTGTCCAGCCTGACTGTATAGCTTAGAGGCCAGATTGTGCCGAACAACTCGGCATCTGCCTCGAGGTCGTTGGTTGCGCCGGTCGGGGTCATCCCGAACGGGGCATCCTCTTTTGATACCTGTTTATTGGTGGCCGGTAGGGCGGGCGGATTATTACGCTGCACAGGCTTGGAGAGGTTGGAAGAAGACTCTTCATCCATAGGGTCAGGCTCGTTTGGCGAGAGCCTGGCGGCGTCTTCTGGTGTCAGATTGTCGACGTCGTCGAGGCTCATGCTTTCCAGCCTTGCACGGATCTCAACGATCAGGCGGCCTGCTGTGGAGTAATACGAAGGACGGATCTCCGTTATCAGAAAGTCGCCTCGGTATTTGCCTTCATCGTACTGATCGAGGAGTGCGTCTTTGATCACGAACTCACCGATAGAGGTCGAAAGCCGTCCGACGTTGAATTCGCCATTACGGCCGCTGATGGTACGGATGGCCAGTTGGCCGGGGATGTTGATCATGGGCAGCTCCACACTGCTACGAATGAAAAAAGCCCGACAGGTGTCGGGCTTTGGGCAGTGCTGTGATTGTCGAAGGATTACGGGCAAGAAGTATGAGTTTCTTCCTTGAGTGAGATGTACAGATAGAAAACGCCTGGCGGTGATTCTATACGGTCAAGTTTTAGGTCCAGCCAGACTCGATCAGTGCTATTGCCGGCAGGCAATAAACGATAGAGGCCGAAATGGATCTGTGTGCTGTCAGGTTGCAAGTGCAGTTCTCGGTAGGCCTCCAGGACAACTTCGCCCAGTCGCTCACTGACAACACTTGCATCCTGAGGGTTTTCAATATGCACCGCTTCCTGCCAGGCCCGGGGTGTTAAAACGACCGGGAGCTTGAGCAGGTCAGACGACACGAGGTTAGTGGTGCTTTGCATGTTTATCTCCAGGTGTGAGAAACCACCCGGCCCGTCCGGGAAGTGGTTTCCCGGTTAGGTATGTTTTGGTTATGTCAGGACCAGCACACGTGGCGTTGTGTCCAGAGGTTGAGGTCAAAAGCTTGTTTCGCGGCATATTCGCTGCGGTAGTATTCTTCGGACTCCCTTGATACCGGTTCAAACTCATCAGCGGTACCAATGTAATAGCCCGCAGCGCTCTTCAGTATTTGGAGGGGGTACTCGATACCGCACTCGGCGAATGCAAGTTTCCCGTATGCAAAATCCGACACAATGTATGGTTCCGGTGTTATTAGCTGCTGCTGGTCTTCTTCAGTAAAGCGTGACCAACCGCCACCATTAATGGCCGCGTTCACTCCTTCGCCCCAAGCTCGACTGAGCGCAGGAACGGTTTTGAACAGCTCGGGTACGATCGGCTGGCCGGCGCGGTACGCGTCGGCACCCAGAATATGAGCCTCGATCTCAGCCTCATATTGGGTAATCTCGTCGCCATAGATTTCCGCTTTTGCATAAGCAACGCGTATATCGAGAGATTGCGTAAATAACGTGTTCATAAAGGTGAGTCTCCAACGGACGAGAATCACCGTGCCCGGAAGGGAGGTGTTCCCTGCGGACTTTGATAATAATGAAGGCACCCGAAGGGTGCCTTTCAACAAAGTGAATCAAGATGCCGTACGCTGCTGTTTAGCGGGCGTTGGCTTGGATTGTTCCTCTGCTACTGGCTCGGATGCTTCTTCGCTTGCGAGCTGTGCTTCAGGTTCCGCTTCGCCGTCTTCAACAACTGGTTCTACTTCACGAGGCTTTGCTTCATAGACGGTTTGGCCATCCACCTTGATCCAGCCGATAAACAACAGGCGTCCCTTGAGGCTTGCTCCAGGTTGACCTTTTTTATCGCCTTTCTCGTAGGTAAATGCGTCGGTCCAGATATCACCGATGCGGAAGCTCACAAGGACCTTCTTTCCGGCTTCAACGGCTGCTTGGCTGCGACGAATCAGCTTTTCAGCTTCAGCGCCGACCACGTTGCAGTCGATATAGGAATACTCGGCATCATCCATCGAGCCGCGCAGAGCCGCAACGGTAACTGCCATGAATGGCTTACCTTTGCCGCGAGGTTTCACTTCACGGATACGGTTGAGATAACCGATACCAGTGGTGTGAAGGTCGAAGAATTTTGCTTCGTTGGATTGATTAGTGCTCATGGTGATTCTCCAGTTTCGAAATAACAGAAAGCGGAGAAACACTTCGCCCTAGGGGGAAAGTATTCCCCGCGAGGGTGGGTGGAGCTTAAGGTTGTTTAATGCATCAGCTTCATTGCAGCAATCATTACACCGACAGCTGCAGACAACATGACGCCCATGCGAATGGTGAGCTTGACTTCAAGCTGTGAAATCTCAGATTTGAACTCTGCAGCAAGAGCAGTTAAATCTGCCTTGGTAGCCAAACGTGAAAGCATGTCGGTCTCCAAAGCTTCAATAACAGCATTTGCCTTCTGTTCCGGGACGTTAATCGAAATCAACGCCTGGTAGAGAGCCAGTTCAGTTTTCATCAGACCTCCAAAAGTGAGAGGCCTGCCCTGACGGGGTAGGCCCGTCATGGGTGGGAAAGGTGCTTCCATCGACTAAGTCGACTGATCGCGCTACCGGAAGCTATGGCGATCTTGGGAGTGGATCAATGCAGAAAACCGCATCGTAGTCTTGCGGATCCAGACTACTTGGGCATGTTGCTGACGACGTCAGCGATACATGTGCAGATCATGGAAATACGATTGTCGCTTGTCAAGCCCCTACCGTGAAAACTCTGAGGAAACCTTCCCTTTGGGAAGGCTCCCTACAGAGGCGAAGGACGCAGACTTAGCAAGTTGCTGGCACCAACGAGCGTGCAGCTGGCTTCTTACGCGGTTTCCGAGCTGGCTTTTCGACCACTCGAGTGTTAGCCGCGTACCAAAGGTTCAGGTCGACACCTTTACGAGTTATTGCCGGTACATGATCCATCTCACGTACGAGACGCTCAGGTACGCAGGGCGGTGGAAGCAACGGAGCTGCTTTGGTATGGATAGCTGTGGGCGCAGCGCTGGTTTTCTTTACCGCACGCAGAAACTGTCGCGTGATGGTGCCAAGCGCGAAACCGAAGCCATAAGCAAGTTTGGACATGGTGATTCTCCTGCAGGTTGAATGCGGAGAACCCACTGACCCCGTTGGGGAAGTGATTCCCCGCGAGGTGAGTTGCATAAGGTGCTTCCATCGACGATTGTCGACCGACCGCGCTACCAGAAGCTCAGCGGTCTTGGGCGGATCTGACACGAACATCGTGTCGCAGTCTTCAAGATCCTGACTGCCTGGGCATGATGCTGACGACGTCAGCAAAGCACGTCCATATCATCGAAGGGGGGATGGTGATGTGTCAAGCGGAGAGGGATATTTCGCGGAGGGCAAAGAAGGTTCAGGTCGACAGGAGAAGCTACCGAGAGTAGCTGGGTCAACAGTCACTCTCGGATGTAGTAAGTAGCGTCTTTCAGAAAAAAATACCACCTGTGCGGGATGAAGGCGTTGTTGATCCCTGGGCTGTGATCTGAACGTCTTACTTCCAACACCTGGCCGATTATCGTGGCTGAGGCCAGCTAGCATAAGGCACGCATCCGCGCACAAAGGGAGCCCTGCGTTTCGCCGGCGGGCCACCGGCAAGGAAAAGCAGCTACCAATAGGTAGCCTGATCATCCTTTGCAAGATGATCAGGCTACCTATTGTGTGAGCTTTAAAAAGTGTGGGCCACAACACCAGTGTGGCCCTTAGACTACGGTGCTTCGAACCTCAACAGAGCCCTATGTGCCTTTGAACTCGCAATTCACGAGTTAGACGGCTGCGTGTCTGGCTTGAACAGGGAGACACAGGGAGAGCTCTGAACCAGGTCCGCACGCCCTTCCCGGAGCTATGCGTGCTTTGGGGTTGGTGATGAGGCAAGCCGCATCACCGGGCGCTACTGATGACCGCCAGTAGCCAACGGGGTGGAAACGTTGTTGTGATCATTATGTTGATAGGCCGGAGCTTATGCAACCCGGCGCCTTTCAAAGTCGGTCGACTCAGACTAATTGACTGCGACGACCGCACCTTCGGGAACAGGGGACGGAATTGCTATACCGGTCGCCCCAGTTATCTGTGAAATCAGCATTCCTGAACGCTTTAAACCAACGGTAGTTGTCTTTGTCAGGTCTACCAGCACAGAAGGCAAGCCTGACGGTGCAACCCCATCAAAATAAGTATAGGCCGTTCCTGATGAGATGTAAGAACCTACGCCCACAGGTTTCACAAACCACCCAGGTAGGTTGAGCGCAGAATCGCTCGGTACTCCGCTGAAGCCCGGGTTGGCCTGGGCATATTCGGTAGCGGCAGATCGGTACACCAGAAAGCCGCGACCCAGTGAGTCGAGGGTAGCGTAGTCGGATGTACGTTGGTCCTGATGTTGGTTCTCCATGAAAATGCTGGAGGCAATGAGCACAATCATCAAAACGAGCCATTGCATTGTCATGATATGAGCTCCATCCACAAAATGGTGGTTGTTACCACCTACGCGTCAATAACAAAACTATTTCGTGAGGATAATCAATGTTAAGCAAATTCCTACTAGGCCAAGCGCAATGACAGTCCACTTTGCGGCTCGCTTGATGCTCATTGGTTTGCGTTGTGGATTGATTAATTCCATAGTGGCGATCTTTTTTACTAAATAACGACCAGAGGCCGTTGGTTGTAACTTGTAAGTGAACTCGCCGACCTCGAATGCCTCTTTTTCTTCTAGTGCGCGACGCCATAGCACAGTTGAGCATATCCTGCTTCGGGTGCTTAGCCAGGTCTGTAATTCTCCAGCACTATACTCAACGTTATTCTCAAGCGTCTGCACTGCAATAATCCCCATAAACATACTATAAAACGTTTTTGAAATTTTATAAATGGATGCTTTATTTGAAGCAGCTCCAATAGAAAAGACCTGGCCAGGAAAGTCGAGATGTGGAGAGAAACCATCCACTTGCATTTCTGAAGATGTACCCAGTCTCACTATCCCCGATGCCAAAAGCGCCAGTTAAAGAGCATGACTTCCATGTAGTGTCGCCAAGGGAGCAGGTCACACTTCCTCTGGCAGGCGCCTGGCAGGTGCCCTGGATCAGCTGGAATTCCCACCCACCTGGTCTTTTCCATAAGCCTTGTTCGCAGGACAACGTTATTCCCGCGGCGCTTTTTGCAAGAAGGGTTCGGTCACTGCACTGTTGCCCCTCGGTAGCTATGCCTCCCAGGGACAAATATTCATTTGTCTGAATGCGATCATAGGCCGTTATCTTGCCCGTCGAGGTTATCTTTCCACCCCATAGTTCACCTCCGGTTGAAAAGTTTTTGTCGTTATAAACTTGGACCCAGTTGGGGCTATTTTGATAAATCCCGCCTCCCCATTTTTCGCTGTACCAGCCTGTGTCACCACGTGTTCTGAACCAACCACCTGTGCTGGTATCACCGGTAATGGTTGCAGTAGCGGCATTAACATTGGCTGTGGCGATAACGTTTCGAGCTGTAATGTCGGCGTTAGCTGTTATGTTGCCTGACGCTGTGATACTTCCTGCGTTGTTAATATTGTGGTTGCCCATCGTGATATCAGTATTCATCGTGTTGAATTCTGGATGATTGGGCACTGCGTTTCGATATAGATAGTCATTAGCCAACGCTCCATCCATAAGAAAAAGTGCGCTAGCTGTATGTCCTGGGCCAGGAGCTATAGCATAGTTACTTAGTGCTACCTGCCATCCACCCCGCACGCCCTGGACGATGTTCGGATTGGCAGAAGAGATGAACCCACCAGGTCCTCCGAGATTTTCAGCGATGGTTCGAATACCCATTTCAGGAATCGTCTGCCCACCTGTAGTAACCACAATCACTTCCAGTTGATTGGCGTTGGGTTTCCGGGCGAGGCCGACAATGGTCTGCCCAAAGGCGTTAGTGGGGCTATAACCTGCAGGAAGGTAGTTGGTGTTGACGAGCATCGGAACGGTTATTTGCACCGGTACGGTTGCTGCCGCGTTGGCCAGCACCACGCTGTAGTTATCCTTCAGATATTTGGCCAATGCCTCTGAAATGGTTCTCTGTTGATCAGCCGCAATTCGATAGTCCTGAGAATCCATCTGCTTGATTTGCCATGCGATCGCCAAAGTGACGACAACGGAGAAAACGGCCAATCCGATCGCCATGTCCAAGCTCAAGAACCCCCGCTGCTTGATCCTACTGGTCATTCCAGAGACTCCTTGATGATTGGTGAGCGATGTCGTGATCGAGCATCGTGATCTTTCCTGCATGGACTTTCTCTCGGATGCCCGGTCCGTCATCGCCTGTGAAAAGCAGGCTCTGCAGGGTTAATCGACGACTTCCTTCGTTGCCACTTGATAAGGACTGGTGAAGAACAGCCACCAACCCCTTGGAGAGCAGCTCTCGGGCGTTATTGAGTAACGGCTGAGCCAGGGCTGATATACGTTCAATGCCTTGAGTAACGCTGCCGGCATGACCTGTGCTGATAATGAGATGGCCATTGATCGAGGCTTGAATTACTTGTGCTGCTGTCGAGCTGTCGCGAATTTCTCCCACGAACAGGAAATCGGCTCTTGTGCGCAGCGCTAGGATCAAAGCTTCCTCGTATCCCCCCATCCGGCGAGAGACCGGAACTTGAATGCAGCGCCCACTCCCATGCCTGCCATTCAAAAATGGTTCTGGAGGATCCTCTACAGCCACACAAATGCCTCCCCAGGCCTCGAGACGTGCTTTCACCAGTGATGCAGCACTTGAGGTTTTCCCTGTGCCCATTTCCCCACAAATAAATATCAGGCCGCGTACCGTGTCGCTCATCAGCGCGTCCTGCAGATAGTCGGGCAGACCCAGCATGTCCAATGGACGGATCTGGACTGAGGATTTGCTTACGACAAACACAGGCTTGCCATTCAAATCCAGCAACTGGGTTACACGAAGGACGACGCCATCTTCAATTAGGGCGAACTCTGGATCCTGGGTTGCCTTGTGCTTTTCCTCGCACTGCGCCCGTAAGCGCTCAAGGTCTGCCCGCCATTCGGCGGGCGCTTCAACCCTTCGTGCCTGCCCAGGGAGACCTTTGGCGTCGGCAAATCCATCGCCGAGGTACAGGTCGACGAATTCAGCATCAGAGATCACGCTCACACTGAGTTCCTTAGTACGAAGTCCAAGCGATGGTATTGGCGTCCGAGGAGCAGCTGGTCGCAGCTGCCACCGCAGTGATTTCGCCGGCAATTGCAGTGCCGCCATTGATCGCCGTCGTTGTCTGTTTGTCCTTGGCCATGTTCGAGGCAAGGGTGATGCAGGCATTTTTCGGAAGGTTGGATTCTGTGATGGTGAAGGTCATGCCGTTGCTCATTACGGTCACTGCGCCGTTCCAGCGGTTGGACAGGGCATTACCGTTGATGCTCATGCCGCCAGTTGCCTCGAGGTTGATCAAAGAAGGCGCCAAGTTGGTGCCTGCCGTGGCGTAGCCCGTGGTGCTTTTCAGTCGTTTGGTATTGCTCAGCAACGTGCCGAGATTGCTCTGTTCAATGGTGACGTCCGAGCTGCCGAACGTTCTGTAGCCCATGAACACGATGAAACCAAGTGCCACCGCGATCAGCATCAACCAGAACATCCCGTCCAGGGAGAGAAATCCGCGTTGGTTGTTTTGAGTGTTTGTTGGCATTTCCAGTACCTCATTTAGGTTTGATTTAAAGCGTTGCAGTCACATTGCCGGCCAACTGGAAGATCCCGACCACTACCAGAATCATCATGACCCCCATGGCCATGGAGGACATGCCGATAAGAGATTTGGCGATGGCTTCGACGCGCTGAAGCGTTTGCTCCAGCCACCGGTTGGAAAACCGTTCCATCGACTCAGCGAAGCCTTTGCGGGTGGCGAGCACTTCCAGAAAATGCATCGCCATGGGGTCTGGGAATTGATGACCCGCAAGCTTCAATGCGGTACCGAAGTTTTTGCCGGCGCTCACTCCGTAATGAATGGCGCTCAGGCGCTCTTTCAACCATGGAGAGGCATTGCGTTGAAGAGAGGTCAGCGCATCTAGTTGGTTGATGCCGGAGCGCAGCATCACAGCCATGTTGAGCAGAAAGATCGATCCGTGGAGCGCCTTGTAGACTGACCAAGGCGGGAGCCTCTCTGCTCGGACTCGCAGGACCTGGAGCAGCTTGTTCAACTGCAGCTTCCACGAAGGGCTGGCGGCCGTAATCTGAAGGCCGCAAAACACGGGTAGAGTGATGATCGATATGAGGATAAAGACGATTACAGCTATCAGCGTCACTAGCCCGTAGTGGGTCACGAAATTCGATAGGGCATAGAGGAAGGCCGGCACGCCGGTCCACGCCTCGGGGTTGGAGCGTCGTGTCATGGAGGGCACCATCCACACTGCAATCACATACAGCAACGCCGCCATGACGCTCCACACCATGGAGGGGAAAACGGTGGCGGACGCTACGAGTTTGCTGATCCGCTGACGTACTTCGATGATCCTCACGCAGTCCCGAAATGCCTGCACCAGGTTGCCGGTGTCTTCCCCGGAAGCGATCAAAGAGTTCTCGTCATAGGGAACCCAGCCTTCGCAGGAAATGCTCAGCGATTTCCCACCTTTTACCGATTGCGCGATATCCCTGCAGGCAAGGGACACTGGATGGAGCTTCTGCCCGTTATCGCTGAATGCTCTGGCCACCGTGTGCAGTGCGTCTTCAAGCGACACACCATCCTCAAGGATGCCCATCAGGCTCTCGTAGAACTGGATTCTTTCGTTTTTGCCAAACTGCTTGGCATAGAAGGTCTCTGCCCAACGATTCAGCATCGCTCTGACGTCACTCAGCATGAGCGAGCTCCAGGATTTGCCGGTCAAAGTCCAACGGCCCCACCGTCATTTCGGCGTGGCGGGGGTCTACTAATCCTTGTTTCAGTTTGATGATCGTGTGTGCGGTCTTGGTAATACCGCCCATTTCCTTGACCCAGTGGCGACGTGCCGCACTTGCACCCTGCCCATTGAAAACGCGCATGAATTCAAGGTCGGTGAGCAAAGTTTCCGCAACCACCGTGCGACCGGTGATGCCCAAGCCTTTGCAATGCGGGCATCCCGGTCCTTTGAGGTAGGTCTCATCAATCGCTTCCAAATCGCGCAAGTGCTGCACCAGCGCACTGTTGAGCTGCCCGAGATGCTCGCGTGCGGGGACGCGGCAGTGGGAACACAGCACGGGCAAGAGGGATTGATTGACCACGCTTGTCATCAGTGCAGGATCAGTAACCAGGTGTCGGTCTACACCCATGTCGATCAGTCGTTGAAGAGCTGCTACAGCGTTGTTGGTGTGCAGTGTCGTCAGCACCAGGTGACCAGTCATACCGCCGCGGAAAGCCGCTTGTGCTGATGCAAGGTCCCGGATCTCCCCATACATGAGAATGTCAGGGTCGAGTCGCATGGAATTGGTGATCCCGTCATTCCAGGTTTCACCGGCGCCCAGCGGTGACTGATTGGCGAGAAGTGGATATTCAGGTGGATCTTCCATCGTCAGAATGTGTTTTGTTCCACCGCACTCTTCGTGCAAGAGGTTCAGGTTTACCTGCAGCGACTTCGATTTGCCGGAACCGGTGGGTCCAGTGATCAGGTTCACCCCATAAGGCAAGCTGCGGATGCGGCTGAATGCATCAATTTGCTGCGTCAGGAAACCGAGATCACTAAGCGTCATTTTGGTTTTGTCGTCATACAGCAGACGCAAAACCATCAGAGGGCCATCTACGAGCGGCCGAGTGGCGACTCGGGCACCGAACAAACCGAGTTGGTCGACATAGGCGCGTTTTACCCTGGCGTCCTGGCTCACCTGCGGCTGGTAGTGGTCTTTCGCGACATCGCACATGCTGTTGTAGAGGGACGAGCAGAGCTCCATGCCCACCTGGCTCTGGTGCTGTTCTGCCTCCCACAAGAGCCCGTGGATGCGAAAGAAGATTCGAGTGATATCGTGACCTACGACAAAGTGGACGTCGCTGGCATTGCGCCGGTGGGCTTCTCCTAAAAGCTGCACCACCTGGGCCTGGCGCTTCGTCTCAGTCGCCGATAGTGCTTTACCATTTGCATCATCATTGGCGCGGTAGAGTGCCTTGATTGTGCTCATCGAGCAGACCTTGACCTCAAAGTGGTGATTTTCGTGTTCCAGCTGGTCCTCGAATGCCATGACATAGGCATCCGTTTGGTGTTGGGCTGACACATACAAAATCCCATCGCTGGTCAACGCACATAGTTGACGCAGCTCGGGTTTCAGCTCAAACGGTCCACCAGGGGCCGTCAGCAGTATTTGGTGCGACGTCAGTAGGACTGCAGCAGACTCATCACTGTCAGGCTCTATGACATCTGGTTTTTCAGTCAGGATCGTCATCGAACTTCTCAATCAACGTTGGCCAGGGATCAGCCCAGGCGGCATAGGTGCTGATGGGGTAATGCTGGGGGCTGAATTGTTAACGTTGCTCAAGCTGGCCGGGGGCGTACTGGAAAAGCCGAGGGGGTAGCGCTTACCGCCACGCTCGAGGGTCACGTTTTCGACGGAGAGGATGGCCATGCGATAGCCACCGGGTAACTCCCGAGATGAGGCATCTGCGTCTACTTCAAATCCGCTGCTGTAGAGCAGAGTCGCACGCAGCCGTTTTGCTGAGCCGAATACCGCTTTCACGACAGGCAAGTCAGACTGTGTATCACTGCTGTGCGCCGAGGCTGCAGCCGGCTGTGTGAGGTTTCCTTGAGAAAAAAACACAGTTGACGGCTGCGTCGTCGCACTTTGGTCTTCACCCTTGATCGATCTTTCGGCCTTGGCCTTCTCGGCTTTGGCATTCAACAAGATCGTCTGGCTTTGAATCTGGGCCAGCTCGCCGACGTTCACCCCAGATAGGGTGTTCTCATCTGCCCAGCTCGATGGTGCCCCTAACGCAAGGATGGAGCACAAAAAGCACAGCGCTTTATTTCGCATATAGGTCACCTATTACTGACCAGACAAGGTGGCCGGTCTCATATTTGGTTGTGATTTCGCGCAGCCGTAAGCCCTGACTGGGTGCGCCGGATAATGAGTCCAGCGGCGTAATGCCAGTGGCATAGCTCAGCTCGAATTGCTTCCATTGAGGCGGTGGGGGCGGCGGTGGCGCAGGTTGGCCCGGTATCGCTGGTTGAATGGGCACAACGACCGGCACTTCTTTCAGCACTGGGGTTTGAGTGAAGCTGTGCAGCCAAGACGACAGGTTCGCCAACATCACGATGGCGTCTTTTAGAGGCTCATCACCGGCTGCGGGTAGAGAGATGTCGAATTTCAACGTGGCCGAGTTGCCCTCGTCAAAGAAGGCCGGCCGATCAGAAAAGTGGCCCTGCGTCGCCTGTATCAGTTTGTCGGCCGTGCTATTGCCCGAGCGCTTATAGGAGGACAAAACCTGTGCGCCGTCGCAGACGGCACTCGTGAACTGCCATCCCTGAATGGACAGAGGCAACTGATAAATGACGTTGCTGCAACCCTCCAGGAAATCTGCAACAGATGGACGTTTGGCCCAAGGGTGTTCAAGCGCTTGGGGCGTCTGTTCCATACCGGATTCTTTTTGCAGTCTGGCCAACTCTGCCAGGCGTTGCTGTTCAGCCTGGAAAGCCGCCTCTTTGGCTATCTGGTCCTGATGGTTCTGCCATTGAGCCCATCCGATGATGCCGGCAGCGATCAGCACGCCAAGAACCGCCAGCTGTACAAGTTCTGGTTTGGATAGCCCAAAGACGAGTGGCCGTAGCCGGTACTCGCGTTTTAGATGCGACGGCTGAAGCAGCTCTGCCACGTCCAGTGGTTGACCGCCCATATCGAACTCTGGGGGCAGGTACTCGTTGTCGAAGTTGATCCCACGACTGCGTTGTTGCGCGACTCGGCGGCGGACCTCAGCACCAGTGCCGATCATGTCGCAGCCAGAGATCACGCCACCTTGATACACAGCAACGAGGGCATATTGGTCAATCTCGCTTTCAGTTTTCCAGGCCGCGATCCATGAGTCCCCCAGCTGTCCAGCCAGGGTGGCCGCGAGCGAGTACATCCCTTTGATGACCTCCTCGCTGCGCGCTACAAAACCTGCCTGAATAATGGCTGGTGTTCTTCTAATGGCGACAATGTCGAGGTGGTGCTCACGACCGTACTGGCGCGCTTCCTTCATGTGCCCGGTGACACTACCCAGCGGATGCCAGCGCAGACCGGTG from Pseudomonas synxantha harbors:
- the pilO2 gene encoding type 4b pilus protein PilO2 translates to MVAETSKNARSARVQVLQYRGKSFVTGLRWHPLGSVTGHMKEARQYGREHHLDIVAIRRTPAIIQAGFVARSEEVIKGMYSLAATLAGQLGDSWIAAWKTESEIDQYALVAVYQGGVISGCDMIGTGAEVRRRVAQQRSRGINFDNEYLPPEFDMGGQPLDVAELLQPSHLKREYRLRPLVFGLSKPELVQLAVLGVLIAAGIIGWAQWQNHQDQIAKEAAFQAEQQRLAELARLQKESGMEQTPQALEHPWAKRPSVADFLEGCSNVIYQLPLSIQGWQFTSAVCDGAQVLSSYKRSGNSTADKLIQATQGHFSDRPAFFDEGNSATLKFDISLPAAGDEPLKDAIVMLANLSSWLHSFTQTPVLKEVPVVVPIQPAIPGQPAPPPPPPPQWKQFELSYATGITPLDSLSGAPSQGLRLREITTKYETGHLVWSVIGDLYAK